The Candidatus Margulisiibacteriota bacterium region TAATTACTTCCTTATGTTTTCCAGAAGCTAAGTCTTCAGCAATAATTTGTTCTATAAAGTTAAGGCTTTTTTCTTGTGTTTCCATGGTTTTATATTCTATCACGAAACTTTTATTTGTAGATTTGAAATTTATATAAGTTTTAGCAAATAATTATTACTGAATGAAGTTTATAATTTTTACAGAACTCTAAATATACGGTTTATTTTTAATCTAAAATCAAACTGTAAACTATGAGCAGGTTTTGTGTTATTATTTAGAGGTTCTGTTGAGCAAAAAAGAAAGTTAGAGAAAATGGTGGGTATTAGGTAGTGCAAAATTGCTGGGATAAAGAGAATGAATTTATTTTAGAAAAAGATCTAAGAATTAAGCAGCTTGATTTACTTAATAATGCGTTGCAAAGAGCCAAAAAGTCTGAATATTATCAGAAGAAATTCAATAAACTTAAGCCCTTTAAGTCACTCAAAGAAATTGAGGATCTTGCCTTTATTACAAAAGATGATTTACGAGAAAATTTTCCCTACGGTTTGGTTGCAGTAGATAATTCTGAGATAGTCAGGCTTCATTCTTCTTCTGGTACCACCGGAACACCCACAGTTGTTTTTTATACCAAGAAAGATTTAGATGACTGGACAAATTTAGTTGCTAGATGCATGACCATGACAGGTGCGAGCAATAAAGATATTTTTCAAAATACTATGGGACATGGCTTGTTTACAGGCGGACTAGGTTTCCATTATGGAGCTGAAAAAGTGGGCATGTTGACCATTCCTTTTGGTCCAGGGAATACCACAAGACAAATATGGTTTATGAAGGAATTTGGTGTGACTATCATGCATATTTTGCCAAGTTACGCGATGCACTTATTTTCGGGATTTGCTGAAGTAGGTATTAACCCAAAGGAATTGAAGTTGAAAATAGCCTATATTGGAGCTGAGCCACATTCAGAGGAAATGAGAAAACAAATAGAGCAATTATATGGAATTAAAGCTTACAATTCTTATGGTTTATCAGAAATGTGTGGTCCAGGTCTAGCTTTTGAATGTAAACATCAAAATGGTTTACATATTTGGGAAGATTACGTTTATCCTGAAATTATCGATCCAGTTACTTGCAAAGTTCTACCAGATGGAGAAGAAGGAGAATTAGTTTTATCTACCTTACAAAAGGAAGCAATGCCACTGTTTCGTTACAGAACAAAGGATTTAACTAGAATTATTCCAGAGCCATGCAAATGTGGCAGAGTGCATCGAAGAATCGAACGCATCAAAGGTCGTTCCGATGATATGTTAATTTTAAATGGTGTTAATACTTTTCCTATCCAAATAGAAAAAGCTTTAATGAAAGTTGTTGGTATCGGTAGAAACTATAGAATAGAGATACATAAAAGAGGTTATATGGATAAGTTAGTAGTATATGCTGAGCTTACAGAAGATTCGTTTACTGATAATTTTAAGGATTTAGAATGTCTTAAAGTAAAGGTGAGGGAGTCTCTGAAAAGTGAGCTTTTGTTAACTCCAGAGGTTCATTTGGTAAGACCTGACTCCATTGAGGTTTTACCCGGTAAAGCTAAACGTGTTTTTGACATGAGGTAAGCTAAAAAGTATTATATAAGGTGTCATTCTCACATAGGTGGGAATCTAAAAGCATTTGAAAACACTGGATTCCCAACTAAATTGGGAATAATTAAACTAGAAACAAAAGATAAGAAAAGAAAGGTAACAAACAATAGAATGACAAACAAGAATTTATTATCAGGAAATGAAGCAATAGCTCGAGGTGCTTATGAAGCAGGAGTGAAGGTTGGGGTGGGTTATCCCGGAACACCATCTACAGAGATTTTAGAAAACTTTACTAAGTATGAAGATGTTGTAACTGAATGGTCAGTTAATGAAAAAGTTGCCATGGAAGTGGGTTTAGGTTCTGCTTTAGCTGGCAAAAGAACTTTAGTTACAATGAAACATGTTGGATTAAATGTTGCAGCCGACCCACTGTTTACTGCTTCCTATATTGGGGCAAATGCTGGGATGGTTGTGGTGGTTGCGGATGATCCTGATTTACATTCCTCACAAAACGAACAAGATAGTCGTCATTATGCACGTGCGGCAAAAGTTCCTATGCTTGAACCTTCTGACTCGCAGGAAGCAAAAGAATTTGTTAGATATGCTTGTGAATTGAGTGAAGGCTTTGATACTCCTATATTTTTAAGAAGTGTAACGAGAATATCTCATTCCAAAACTGTTGTTGCTTTTGAACCCAAATTAAACTATGAACACGATAAAGGATTTGAAAAAGAAAACATCAAGAAACATGTTATGATTCCCGCCTTTGCTAGACAAAGACATTTTGTTGTTGAAGATAGGATGAAAGCACTTGAGGAATTCTCCAATAGAATAGAGATTAATAGAATTGAAAAAGGAAAAGGTGAAATAGCTTTTGTAACTGCAGGACTTTGCTATAACTATGTGAAAGAAGTATTTCCTGAGGCAGATATTTTTAAAATAGGGATGGTTTATCCTTTGCCAATGAGAAATTTATTAGAATTTTGCAAAGGTTACGAAAAGGTTTATGTTGTCGAGGAATTAGATCCTTTTATTGAAGATCAACTGAAAGCAAGAGGAGCCAACAATATTGTTGGTAAGGAGATATTGCCCGTTACTGGTGAATATAGTCCAGAATTAATTTATACAGCTATTACAGGTAATAAATTCAAAGGGATGGAAGTTGGGATTAAACCATTTGCGAGACCTCCCATGTTGTGTCCTGGTTGTCCTCACGCTCAAACCTTTAATGCAATGAATAAACTAGGTCTGACAGTTAGTGGCGACATAGGATGTTACACTTTAGGCACGCTTCCTCCATATTCTGCGATGCATGCCTGTGTGGATATGGGCGCAAGCATTCCTTTTGCCCAGGGTATTGAGCTTGCCCAAGGTAGTGAGTTTAAACATGACGTTGTTGCAGTTATTGGAGATTCTACCTTTGCACATTCAGGTATCACTGGTCTTATCAATGCTGCCTATAATAAACGTCGGATTTTGGTGATTGTTCTGGATAATAGCACCACTGCTATGACCGGCATGCAACCAAACCCTTTTAATGGCTCAACAATTACAGGGGAAGAAACAGTTGTGATTGATTATCAAAAGCTTGCAGAGGCTATCGGGATTAAAAAAGATAATTTTAGAACAGTAACTGCCTATAAAGAAGAGATTATTTCTGAAACAATTCAGGAATTATTAGCGAAAAAAGAGCTTTGCTTGATGGTAGTAACTGGACCTTGTTTGATATATAAGAGAAAAAAGGAAAAGAATAATGGATAAAATAAAAAACATATTAATGGTTGGTGTTGGTGGACAAGGAATAATTACGGCAAGTGATATTTTGTCAGAAGCAGCGTTGTTAGATGGTCATGATGTGAAGAAATCAGAGATTCATGGGATGAGTCAGCGAGGTGGTTCGGTGTTTGCTCATATTAGATATGGCAAAAAAGTGTATTCTCCAACGATAAAAACTGGTGAAGCAGATGTCCTTTTATCCCTTGAACTGATTGAAACTGTTCGTTGGCTTTCTTATGCAAATGAGAAGACCAAAGTAATACTATCGGAGACAAAGATTCAGCCACAAACAGTTAAAGAATACCCAGAGAGCGTCATCGATAGTTTAAAGAAGAAGTTTAAGGATTTCTATTTGGTTAATCCTATAGAAATAAATAAACAAAACGGTAGCCATAAGGTGCTGAATACAACTTTGCTTGGAGTGCTTTCTAACCTTTTAGAGATAAGTGATAAGTCATGGGAAAAAGCTATGGAAAACTTGGTTCCAAAAGGTACATATGAGAGTAATTTGTCTGCTTTTAGTTTAGGTAAAAAACTATTTTCTTAAGAAAGGTTATTGCAATCAATGTGGAATGAAAAAATAGAAACAA contains the following coding sequences:
- a CDS encoding indolepyruvate oxidoreductase subunit beta produces the protein MDKIKNILMVGVGGQGIITASDILSEAALLDGHDVKKSEIHGMSQRGGSVFAHIRYGKKVYSPTIKTGEADVLLSLELIETVRWLSYANEKTKVILSETKIQPQTVKEYPESVIDSLKKKFKDFYLVNPIEINKQNGSHKVLNTTLLGVLSNLLEISDKSWEKAMENLVPKGTYESNLSAFSLGKKLFS
- a CDS encoding thiamine pyrophosphate-dependent enzyme, which gives rise to MGIIKLETKDKKRKVTNNRMTNKNLLSGNEAIARGAYEAGVKVGVGYPGTPSTEILENFTKYEDVVTEWSVNEKVAMEVGLGSALAGKRTLVTMKHVGLNVAADPLFTASYIGANAGMVVVVADDPDLHSSQNEQDSRHYARAAKVPMLEPSDSQEAKEFVRYACELSEGFDTPIFLRSVTRISHSKTVVAFEPKLNYEHDKGFEKENIKKHVMIPAFARQRHFVVEDRMKALEEFSNRIEINRIEKGKGEIAFVTAGLCYNYVKEVFPEADIFKIGMVYPLPMRNLLEFCKGYEKVYVVEELDPFIEDQLKARGANNIVGKEILPVTGEYSPELIYTAITGNKFKGMEVGIKPFARPPMLCPGCPHAQTFNAMNKLGLTVSGDIGCYTLGTLPPYSAMHACVDMGASIPFAQGIELAQGSEFKHDVVAVIGDSTFAHSGITGLINAAYNKRRILVIVLDNSTTAMTGMQPNPFNGSTITGEETVVIDYQKLAEAIGIKKDNFRTVTAYKEEIISETIQELLAKKELCLMVVTGPCLIYKRKKEKNNG
- a CDS encoding phenylacetate--CoA ligase, translating into MQNCWDKENEFILEKDLRIKQLDLLNNALQRAKKSEYYQKKFNKLKPFKSLKEIEDLAFITKDDLRENFPYGLVAVDNSEIVRLHSSSGTTGTPTVVFYTKKDLDDWTNLVARCMTMTGASNKDIFQNTMGHGLFTGGLGFHYGAEKVGMLTIPFGPGNTTRQIWFMKEFGVTIMHILPSYAMHLFSGFAEVGINPKELKLKIAYIGAEPHSEEMRKQIEQLYGIKAYNSYGLSEMCGPGLAFECKHQNGLHIWEDYVYPEIIDPVTCKVLPDGEEGELVLSTLQKEAMPLFRYRTKDLTRIIPEPCKCGRVHRRIERIKGRSDDMLILNGVNTFPIQIEKALMKVVGIGRNYRIEIHKRGYMDKLVVYAELTEDSFTDNFKDLECLKVKVRESLKSELLLTPEVHLVRPDSIEVLPGKAKRVFDMR